GCCTCGGGGGAGATTTTGCGGCTTGCGGCGCAGATGGACCCGGATGCCGATTCCGAGCGCCTGGAGGCGGCTGTCGCCGCCCTGGCCGCCATCGGGCTTTCGGCCAGCCTTCAGGCGGGCCTGAGCCATGCCGAACCGGCGGGCCGACATATCGCGGTGACGGCGCTGTCGCGCATAGGAGGGGAGAAGGTCTCGGAGCTTCTGATCGCCGCCTATCCCGGGGCCGACGCCGAACTGCGCCGGGACATCGTGGCCGCGCTGCTCACGGTGGCCGGACCCGAGGCCAGGGAGTTTTTCCTGGCGCTTTTGGATGAGGCCGGGGATGAGGCCGTGCTCAAGGCGGCGCTCTTTTATCTGGGCCGCAAGACGCGGGTTGAGGAGGCCGGGGAGCGTATCTTCGCCCTGCTGGCCGATCCCCGCGACGACGTCAAGGAAGCGGCCCTTGAGGCCTGCACCGCGCTTGGCGGCGAGGCCCTCAACAACCGTTTCCTCGAACTTGCCGACGACGCCGATCCGGTCAACCGGCTCATGGCCGTCTATGCCCTGGGGAAAATTCAGCAGCCGGGCAACATGGCGCGCATCGCCAAGGCCTTGCTCGATCCGGTTCCGGACATCCGCAAGATCGCCCTGGAGGCTGCGGCGGACGCCTGCGACGAATCAGGGAACGGCCTTGAACTGATCGTCTCCCGCATGGACGACGAGGCCCCGGATGTGCGGCGTACGGTGGTGGAGCTTTTGGGACGCTGCCCGCTTGGACAGGGCGTTCCCTATCTGCTGCGGGCCCTGGCCGATCCCGACGACTGGGTGCGGGTCCGGGCTGTGGAGGCCCTGGGAACCCTGCGGGCCTCCGAGGCCGTGCTGCGGCTCATCCCGCTTTTGCACGACGCCTCGAAGCTGGTGTCGCTGAAGACCGTGGAGGCGCTTGGGGACATCGGCGGCGAGAGCGCCTTCCGGGCGCTTTTGGAGGCGCTTGGCAACGAGGATCCCGAATTCCAGGCCGCCGCCGAGGAGGCCATCGCCAAAATTCAAGACCGGCAAGGAGACAGGTAGCGCCTAATGTCTTCGCTTTTTTCCAAAACGATATCCCTGCGAAAGGATCTGAAGATCTCGGATGCCGAGTTCGTGCAGTTGCGGGATTTCATTTATTCCCAAAG
Above is a genomic segment from Desulfolutivibrio sulfodismutans DSM 3696 containing:
- a CDS encoding HEAT repeat domain-containing protein, encoding MTDCKRIALKLSAEDIDALREAAYEAGERGCVEAVPQLARLLASESLGVQEAADMALRRIGGKEVVTAVLPLLRSDDAPVRNLSMDILRQVGGDDFPSLVGLLHDPDPDIRIFGSDILGSTNNKLAVSPLCDALLKDPEVNVRYQAAVSLGELAHASAAKCLGKAMEDDEWVQFAVIEALSKIRDGSSVNALVKALDKSSDLVASMIVEALGEIGNVKAVAMLIRRMDASPAVLRNKIVKAVLHILGGKSLTLLPAKDRGKFRDYLLAALSDDDTEIQDAAIRGLMFMGDDAASGEILRLAAQMDPDADSERLEAAVAALAAIGLSASLQAGLSHAEPAGRHIAVTALSRIGGEKVSELLIAAYPGADAELRRDIVAALLTVAGPEAREFFLALLDEAGDEAVLKAALFYLGRKTRVEEAGERIFALLADPRDDVKEAALEACTALGGEALNNRFLELADDADPVNRLMAVYALGKIQQPGNMARIAKALLDPVPDIRKIALEAAADACDESGNGLELIVSRMDDEAPDVRRTVVELLGRCPLGQGVPYLLRALADPDDWVRVRAVEALGTLRASEAVLRLIPLLHDASKLVSLKTVEALGDIGGESAFRALLEALGNEDPEFQAAAEEAIAKIQDRQGDR